Part of the Blastocatellia bacterium genome is shown below.
ACAAGGAACGGTTGCACCAGGTGAAGAATACGAAGCTTTTCGTAATGAATTAATCGCAAAACTAGAAGCTTTGCCAAATCATGAAGGCAAGCCTATGCAAACAAAAGTTGTCCGCCCAGAAGATGTTTATCCAATTTGTGAAAATATTCCACCAGATTTGTTTGTTTATTTTGATGACTTAAACTGGCGTTCTGTCGGCTCAATTGGACTAAATGAAATTTATACTTTTGAAAACGATACAGGCCCAGACGATGCTAACCACGACTGGCATGGAATCTTTCTAATGCAGCGTCCAACGGATGACACTAGCGTTAATCGTACAGATCTAGACATTAAAGACGTTGCCCCTACAATCTTGCATTATATGGATCAAGTTATTCCACAAGATATGGAAGGCAAAGTAATTAAGTAATTATTTAGGTTTTTAAGGAAAGAAACCAGGTATTTCTTTCCTTAAAAATTTTTCTGCTAAAACAAAAGTAGCTAAATTAAATGTATTACAATTTTGAATATTGGCTAGAACATGCAATAGAAAAATCCTTACGCATTTATAGTGCTATTTTTTTAAGAAAACCTCCTCAACCAAACCCATCAGAAATTAAAAAAATCCTTATTTGTGCTTATCATGGCTTAGGTAATTTTATTTTATATACTCCAACAATTGCCGCGCTAAAAAAACATTTTCCTGATGCTGAATTTCACCTCCAAACAGGCAATAACACAGGTTGTGAGTATGTTTTAGAAGGTGCAGGATATTTTACAAAAAACTATGATATTTCTAATCGTCAAAGCTGGTCGGACTGGATTAAGCATATTCTCAAAGTTCGACATAGCAACTATGACATGATTATTAGTGAATTTCATAGTAATTCATATTTCTTAGCTTTAATGGTAAGTTTTAGCCGTGCTAAATACCGAGTTGGGCATGTTCGTAGTCCGGGTTGGCCGGATCGTTACGGGTTTATCTACAATGTAGGCGTAAAAATGGAGGAAGCCCAACATGAAGTTGATCGCTATTTTGCTCTTGCTCAGGCTTTAGGCGTAGATGAAAAATTACTTAATCAACCTCCTTTTATGTATATTGCTGATAGCGATCAAGCTATTGCCCGGCAATTTTTGACAAGCCGACAAATTAAACCTAACTCTTTAATAATTGGGATTCAAATGGGAACATCTCCAACAATGCGTTGGAAACAATGGCAACCTGCACGCTATCGAGAGTTAGTTATTAAGCTAACTAGCCGATTTCCAAAAGCTTTTTTATTAATGCTAGGGGCCAAAAATGAAGTAGCAATGATTAAGGAAGCTTTAGAAGGTTTATCAGGAAATATTATTATTGCCGCAGGTGAAACAAACATCCCTCAAGCCGCTTCTTTAATTGACCAATGTGATTTGCTAGTTTGTAACGATAGTGGACTAATGCACATAGCCGTAGCGATGCAAACACCTGTTGTTGCTATTTATGGGCCAACTGATTATCGCCGGACTGCTCCATTAGGTAAACTTCATGTAATGATTAGAAAAGAATTGCCTTGTAGCCCATGTTTTAAGCTAACAGGTGATAGCCAAGTAACTACTTGTCCTCATCACGATTGCCTTAACACTATTGAAGTTGCCGAAGTTTTTGATATGGTAGTAAAAAAAGTAACTGAGCTAGGAAAAGCATAAAACATGTTGTTTTTATCCAACAAGTTAAACAGATATTTTTAGTTGTCCTAGGCCAAATGCCGTGGATGTTCCTATATTTAAGTGTTCTCCAAGAAGTAAAACAGGAAGAAATTTTCTTAAATTTTCACCTCTAAAACTTATACTGCCCATCAAACCACCAATTCTTAATCTAGCCTTTTGACGATTAGAATATCGTTCTGTATCAAACCAATAAGTATTGTCATTTGTTAGAGTTACACTAGATGCTTCTTTTAAAAGTTTGTCAAACAACTCTGTTTCTTTCAGACTTAACTCGTCGCCATGAAATTGTTCTAATAAAGAAAATCTACGAATCAAGTTTTTTATAAGTAGTTCAAAAGTTAATTGGTTTTCATCATTCATGCCAACATAAAAATCTCTGCCAGTACGAAGCCTTAAAGGTGTTAAAAGCTCTATTTTAAGCTCTTTAGGATCATTAAAACTTGTTAAACGGCTTTCAATTAAGCTTTTAAAAGGTATTCGTTTAACAGTTAAACCCGTTTTGCACATATCTTTAACGCTATTAATAATATATGGCAGATAATAACAGGCTTTTCCTATTAATTTTATTCCAAAAACCAGTTTATCCCCTTCAACAAACTTTTTAAGTGTTTCAGTTCCCTGAAGCGGAGGTGGGACTACTATATAAGGATTTGGTGTATCCGCTTGTTTTTGCAAACGTTTAGCAGCAGATTTAGAGGCTGTTTCAAAAAGATAATCATAGGGGCAAAAATCTTCATAAGTACAATAATTAGAACAATTTGCAATTCCTAATCTACAAGCAACTAGTTTTAGGGACTGCCCAAAAGCACCTCGTAAAGTTGTTCCAAGGAAACTAGGTAAAGAAACTGGCTGACAAACTCTAAGTTCAAAGGCTACAGTTAAAATTTCTAAACTAGCAAAACTATCTAGTATCATAGGAACACCTTTTAGAAAAATGTAAGTTGGGGAATATTTTTTTCAATGCTAAAATACCCATAAACATAGTTAATTGTACAGAGAATGTCAAAATAGTTAGGTAAAAGGAAGGTGTATATGGGCGGTTTCTTTCAAGAACAAGACCAAAAACAAAATTCTTGGGGTGGTGCAAATAATTGGGAAGTAGCTAGCAAACCTACTGCTGCAACAGCACCCCTAGCAGAAAGAGTAGGTTTTATTCGTAAGGTATATGGACTATTTTTTGCTGGAATTTTATTTGCAATGGTAGGCGTTGGAATAGGATTTTCTTTTCCTCCAATAATGATCGCAATTATTGAACATCGTTGGATTTCATTGTTTGTCTTAATTGGTGCTGTAATTGGGACACAAGCTGTTAGGCTAGTAAAAGGTATTAATCTATTAGCTTTATTTGGCTTTACTACTTTAATGGGAATATTCCTTTCTCCACTTCTAGCAATTCTAGCTATTAATAATCCAGCATCCATTGTTCAATCTGGAGTTTTAACCCTAGGCATTTTTGGTGGGCTAACAGTTTACGCGTTTGTATCTAAAAAAGACTTTAGCTTTATGAAGGGAATGCTTACAGTAGGTTTAACCGTTGTGGTTTTATCAGTTGTGCTAAATATTTTTCTAGCTTCTAGTGCTTTTTCTTTTGGTATTGCTGTTGCGTCATTACTACTATTTTCTGGTTATGTTTTATATGACACGCAACAAATACTACACCGCTACCCAACTAATGAATATGTTGCAGGTGCTTTAGATTTATTTTTAGATGTCTACAATATTTTTGTTGCATTGCTTAGAATTCTTAATGCTGGAAGAAATTAATTAATTTGGTAATGGTGAAAAGGTAATACTGAACAGTTGTTCAGTATTACCTAGAAAATAAATTTTGAAACTTGTTTCAAAACAACAGACTTTCAGTATTGCATTTTGCACAATATATTGATTTTTTCTGTCTCTAAAACTACTGAAGTTCTACAGCCCAATTGCCAACTATTGGATATTTCTCTTCAAAAGGAGCAAGCTGTTTAGGAAAGCGAAATGTTAAGTCAGCAAAACCTTCTGTGTTTGAGTTTCTTAAGTAAAATATTGATGTAGGTTTTTCATATAAACCTATTGTATCAATATTATCTCCATTAAAATCTCCAACTATGGGTAAAAAACCTCTATTTGGTGATCCATAAAGAAATGTTAAGTCAGCAAAACCTTCTGTGTTTGAGTTTCTTAAATAAAATATTGATGTAGGAACTTCATATAAACCTACTGTGTCAGTACCATCTCCATTAAAATCTCCGACTATGGGTAAAAAACCTCTATTTGGTGATCCATAAAGAAATGTTAAGTCA
Proteins encoded:
- a CDS encoding Bax inhibitor-1/YccA family protein, translated to MGGFFQEQDQKQNSWGGANNWEVASKPTAATAPLAERVGFIRKVYGLFFAGILFAMVGVGIGFSFPPIMIAIIEHRWISLFVLIGAVIGTQAVRLVKGINLLALFGFTTLMGIFLSPLLAILAINNPASIVQSGVLTLGIFGGLTVYAFVSKKDFSFMKGMLTVGLTVVVLSVVLNIFLASSAFSFGIAVASLLLFSGYVLYDTQQILHRYPTNEYVAGALDLFLDVYNIFVALLRILNAGRN
- the cas6 gene encoding CRISPR system precrRNA processing endoribonuclease RAMP protein Cas6, whose translation is MILDSFASLEILTVAFELRVCQPVSLPSFLGTTLRGAFGQSLKLVACRLGIANCSNYCTYEDFCPYDYLFETASKSAAKRLQKQADTPNPYIVVPPPLQGTETLKKFVEGDKLVFGIKLIGKACYYLPYIINSVKDMCKTGLTVKRIPFKSLIESRLTSFNDPKELKIELLTPLRLRTGRDFYVGMNDENQLTFELLIKNLIRRFSLLEQFHGDELSLKETELFDKLLKEASSVTLTNDNTYWFDTERYSNRQKARLRIGGLMGSISFRGENLRKFLPVLLLGEHLNIGTSTAFGLGQLKISV
- a CDS encoding glycosyltransferase family 9 protein; this encodes MYYNFEYWLEHAIEKSLRIYSAIFLRKPPQPNPSEIKKILICAYHGLGNFILYTPTIAALKKHFPDAEFHLQTGNNTGCEYVLEGAGYFTKNYDISNRQSWSDWIKHILKVRHSNYDMIISEFHSNSYFLALMVSFSRAKYRVGHVRSPGWPDRYGFIYNVGVKMEEAQHEVDRYFALAQALGVDEKLLNQPPFMYIADSDQAIARQFLTSRQIKPNSLIIGIQMGTSPTMRWKQWQPARYRELVIKLTSRFPKAFLLMLGAKNEVAMIKEALEGLSGNIIIAAGETNIPQAASLIDQCDLLVCNDSGLMHIAVAMQTPVVAIYGPTDYRRTAPLGKLHVMIRKELPCSPCFKLTGDSQVTTCPHHDCLNTIEVAEVFDMVVKKVTELGKA